TGTCCATAAGTATTCATAGTAATGGATATATCAGAATGACCTAATCGTTCAGAAATAATCTTAGCATGTACACCTTGAGCAATTAATATACTTGCAGAGGTATGCCTTAAATCGTGAAGCCTAATATATTTAAATTCATTTGCTATTAGAAATTTTCTCCACTTATTTGATGGACTAGAAGGGTGAAGATGGTGTCCTTTTTCATTACAAAAAACCCACTCATGTTCTTCTTCCTCCCAAATATCTGCATATTTTAATTTTTCTTTTACCCATTTTTTACGATAAACTTTTAGCTCATTCATCATACTGATTGGTAGTGTAACTACACGCTTAGATGATTTTGTTTTGGTTCTTTTAATATGTGGACCAGCTTTTGTTAATACAATTGTCTGTTTAATTTCAATTTGATTATTAACAAAATCAATGTTCTTCCATTCTAATCCTAACAATTCACCTCTACGTAAGCCAGCTGCAAGTGCTAACGTAAATATAATTCTCCAATGATCTGGTTCATTTTGAACTAGCTCCATCAATTGAGATATTTCCTCTTCGTCATAAACTTGCAACTCTTTTTGATCATATTCGGTATCTGCAGCTTTTGGCTTATCGACATTTTCCATAGGATTATCAGTAATGACTTTCCACTTCACAGCATATTTAAAAATACTTTGCAATGTTCGATAAATATCTTGTTTTGAATGAAATGATAATTCACCTGTTTTTCCATCTTTACGTTGTAAGTTATCTAATAGGTCTAGAATTATTAATTCATTTATTTTTATCATTTCCATATGTCCAATTACTGGAGTGATGTGATCGGTTAGTTTTCTCTGATGATTACCATAAGTAGTGCCAGCCAGTTTAGAGGCATATTTCTTTTCCCATTCACTTACAAAATCAGTAAAGTTCATTTTACTAGGGCGTACATAATTACCAGACAACACTTGATTTTTAAATTTTAAATATTCGCCTTTTAGATGTTCTTCCAACTGTTTAGGTGTGAATTTACCTTCTACAATATATGTCATTGTTTCCCTAGGATATTTTCCTCTAGCATCTTTTCCAAGGCTTACTGTAAAAAGATATGAATTTTCTCCTCGTTTCACGATATTTGCCATAATAACAACTCCTGTATTTTATTTTTTAAATCATAGAACATTTGTTCTTATTTAAAAAAATTATCAAATAAAAAATTCTAAATTTATATATATTTGCTTATTTTCAAAATAAATGTGCTTTTAGTAAAAGAAATTTGGTATAGTCTTAATAAGTCAGATGACTTATTTTAGGTCAGGTAGAGTAGAAAAAATCTACTCTTAAAAGCCATCTTCGATCCATTCATACAAATCATCCATTGTGCAATTAAGGATTGCAGAGATGTTTTTTGCTACTTTTAATGACATGACTCGATTATCTTGAATATAGTGTTGTATCTGTTGAGGCATTACATTTAATTTTTCAGCTAATTCTACCTGTGTCATATCATTTTTTAAGAGCAATTCTCGAAGATGGCATCTACCGACCTGATAAGTCAATTGATACCCTCATTTCTTACATAATTTTAATATTACAGAAAAGGTGGAACGCGGCATGAACAAAAAAGAGATAAAATTACTAATTGAGTTTATTAATTTGAAAAATAAAGCAATCAAGAAAGATGATAAAACCAGTAAATTAATGCTGCTTTTTGAAAAGCTCAACCGCAATTTCAATATTCCCTAATAATTGTTTGCGGCTATTCTCATCAAGTGTTTCAATATATTCCATCAACTGTTTTAAAAATAACATGTCGTTTATAGCAAGATTATCTTTTGAATCTAACAACGCATGATGTAAAGATTCAGAATTATCTCTTTCTGGAAACAAATCATCAACTTTAATATCCAATGCCTCAGCTAAAGCAAATAGAGCATCTTGAGATGGAGCGATAATGCCTTTTTCGTAATTTGAAATGGTATTATCGCTTTTACTGATTTTTACACCTAATTCTTTTTGAGTCATCTTTTTTTGTTTCCTAAAAAATTTAATTTTTTCTCCTACATATATAGCTAAATCTTTTTCTATTTTATCCATCATAATCCTCCGTTTTATATTAACAATATTTATCAAATTTTATTTTTAATACCTTTAATTTATCTTTATTTATAAAGAGTATACCATTAATATATTGTACTCAAAACAAAAAAATTCGTTATAAGTGAATTTTTTTGTTGACAATATTCGGTGATACCGAATAGAATTGGTGCAAGGGAGGTGAATACATGCAATGGAATTTGCTGATGCTCCGTAAAAAAAACAAACTTTATCAAGAACATGTAGCAAAAGTATTGGGTATTAGCGTTGGTTCATATGGGATGAAGGAAAGAGGGGAAGTTGAATTTACAGCTGACGAAATGTTTAAGCTTAGAGACTATTTTAATATGTCAATTGAACAAATTTTTTTACCTAGAAATCTCGGTGATACCGAATTTTATGATGCGAGGTGATAATTGTGGAAAAAATAACACTAACAGTTAAAGAAGCAGCTAAATTTATAGGTGTCAGTGCAACAACAGTTTATACAATGGTTCGTCAAAATGAGATTCCATACAAAAAAGTGAGAGGATCTATTTTATTTCATAGACCTACAATCGAACATTGGTTAACTACTGATACAAACGGTGGTGAAACTAAATGAACATCAAAAAAGAAACATGGCTAGAACATGAAATTCGTTTTGTGGAAATTGAAGGTGAGTGGTGGGGGATTGCTAAAGATATTGCAGATGCTCTTTGTTACAGCAGCACTCCTGCTATGACAAGACACTTAAAAAGTAAATTTCTTACACATGTCAAATTGGCAGGTATGAACCAGAAGTTTACAGCAATATCCGAACAAGGCATTTACAAAGCAATAACTCGTTCGCAAAGACCTGAAGCAGAAGCATTTGAGGATTGGCTATTTGAAGTAGTTAAAACACTTCGCCAGTCGAGTGGATTAGAAGGCTTTCAGATTTTCAGAATGCTAGATAAAGAGCATCAAAAGGAAGCAATGACTAAGTTACGAGATTCATTGCAAAATCCTACAAGGGTCAATTTTATCAAAGCTAATACTATTGCTAACAAAGCTGTTTCTAGTCGTCACGGACACAAGAAGATGCTTAAGAAAAATCAAATGTCTCCTGAAATGCTGATAGAACGTGAGCCGATTTTAACAGATGCAGTTGATCTAATGATTGCAAATGAAAAATTCAACCTCGGCTTGTCAGTAAGTGAAAAGGTGTATGAAAAATATGTGCATTAAACTTTTGAAAAAATAATAGAAGCGCTGAGCTGGTAGCCAATGAACTAGCATATTCGGACTAATAGCCAAAATATAACGGTGGCAACGTTAAATACCTGGAAGCGAGGTAACCAAATGAACACAACCAACCTAGAGTGGCTGGCTATGTCGGATGATGAAAAACAAGCTGCTTTAAAGCAAGTGAGGGGAGGTAATTAGGTGAATCAAGAACAGTTGAATGCCATTAAGCAGCGTGTTGAAAAAACTACACCTGGACCATGGAATATTGAACCGTTAGCAGGAATTTCAACTAATGAAACAACAATTTGGATGGATACAGATGATTACATCCAAGTGCATGGATGTTCAATTATTCAATCAACTAATGACGCGTTATTTATTCTTCGTGCTATAGAGGATGTGCCAGCGCTTATTACAGAGGTTGAGAGGTTACGGAAAGAATTAGCACAATCGAAAATCGATCAAATGGATTTAGTGGTTGATAAAGCTGATGAAAAATCGCAGAAGCGTGAGTATATCAAAACAGTGCATTTAGTAAATGAGGAAAATAAGCGATTACGTAAAGCACTCTCATATTACGCTGATGAAAAACATTACGAGCCTTATGGAGCGTTAAATACTGGTTCATGTGACATAACAGAAGATGAAGGATATATTGCACGTCAAGCATTGGCAGGTGAATCAGATGTCCAACGGAAACAAGATCATCACACGTAGTAATAGCAAAATTATGATTCGGTATGGAGAATTGACACGGATATTAAATGCTACTGAAATACAACAATGGCACCATATCATCGTAAAGATTGAGCAGTTTCAAGCCAATGAGTTGGAAAGGAGAGTCCAATGAAAATTAATCCGGTTCCTGTGACACTAGTTAGTGAAGCAATTAACAAAGCTGTATCAGCACGTCAAAAGTAAATCTATCAATCTATTTGGAGGTTATGAGAATGCAAGCAGTATTAAACGTAAAAGGTACGGATTTGTCAGTGTTATCAATTCATTATAGTGACACGGGAAAAGTTCAATCAGTATATGCAATCAATGAAGATAAGTCTAATACTTGCTTTGTTGATAAGGCAGATAGTCAATACGAAACACGCCCACATGTAGCTATTGAAAATTTGGAAGGAGCACTCAAACATCCTGAATTTGAATCCAGGATTGAAGAGGAAAGGAACAAACTCTTTCATCATTTGGAGCAAATACAACGAGAAGAACATAACAAACTGAATGACATTTTAATCGAAATGGGAGAGATGGAAGAAGAATATCCATTCGAAAAGCTAGAGGAAAAATTAGTTTCTAAGCAAAGAGAATACAAGCTTGCACAACAACGAGTATTCGGCATCATTGACGCGATTGAGGAAGTTAAGGCATTTCATGAGGGGTGTTTAATAGATGTCGATGATGAAGCAATTGAAGCGTAAATCAGTCATTTCTAAGTTAAACAAACTTGGCATCCACAGTATTGAAGGACAACCGTTGGAGGATGTGTTGTATACAACATTACTTAAAACATTGGCGCTTAAACGTGCTGCTGATAATTGAATAGGAGGTTTTGAGCAGTGAATTTAAATCGCATTAAGCAAATCGATGAAAAAATCGATGAAACTCATCAAACGCTAGGTGATTCACCTAATGCAATGGTTAATTTTCAAGCTATGTACAACGATATGAAATATCTAATCATGATGGCTTTAGATGGTCAAAAAGAAGCGAATAAGCTACGTACAAAAATCGGTCGAATGAAAATTACTATCAAGAAAAAAGACCATGTTATTCGTACAATCGACCATCATAACAATCGTTTAGGTAATGATAATCGGGCGAAAACAGCAGTACTAGAAAAATTTCGCGAAGAAAACAAACGTCTACGTGAAGCACTGGAAGATATAAGCTGTCATGTAGATACTCGCTTACAAGTCGTTATCAGTAATGCTTTAGAAGGAGGTGATTGATTGCGTATAGGCTACACACACGCTGATGTATACGACCGAGAATCAGATTACTGGCAAGACATCGAAGACGCACAGAATGCTCAAATTGAGGCACAAAAAAACTCGTCAAAGGGTGCAACCAATGGCGAGCGTGAAAATTTTAAAAATGACACTGGTATTTTACCACAGGAGGAATTGTAATGGCAAAGTTTAATGTTGGGGATAAGGTAATTTGCATTAAAGATTATACTCATTTTACTCAAGGTAAAGTATACAAAATTCAAAACATCGTTGGGAAAATCATAACTTTGCTTGATAACGATATCGAACAGAATGATTGGTATGTTGAAGATTTTAATAAACATTTTGAAATTGTTCCAACTAAAAATCAACGAATCACAGCATTAGAAAATGAAGTAGCTGAACTACGTCCATTAAAGCAAGAAGTAGCTGATTTAAAGCTAATCGTCCATGAATTACGTGGTCGTCAAGATATAGATTTTTCACCACTTACTGAGCCTTCCACAATTAATACTGTGGAGGACATCATCGAATTTGAAGGACAACAATATCGCAAGGTTGAACGTGAAGCACATGATGGTGATGTAATTGTTTTCTATGAAAGTAGCCATCCTCAAATTACAGATGGAAAACCGTACAAAGTTTTTAAAGGTGAAAATATAGAAGAAAATAAGTTGAGTCATATAGCAGATTCAGGCACTGAATATCCTGTAGATGGACAATATGTCGGAGGGTATTATGTCTACGAACTAATCAAACCTAAACCACTAACACCAAATCAACAACGTGCTGCAATTATTGAGAAGGCGAAGAAGTTTGTTGAAACCAATACTTTCTATAACGGTCGTGCAATGGCTGGAATTGGGGTAAAACTCAAAGGCGATATGGTTTGTATTCCAGAATTTATCGTAAATGATACAAAACGTACAGTAGTTGTATTGTTCAAATGGGTTAGTAATGCCCGTAGAATTCAATCTCGTGGAATCGCCAAGTGTGATCCATCTGACGTATTCAACGAACACATTGGAAAAGCTATCGCATTAGGACGAGCGCTAGGTTTAGATGTTAGTGAGTTTGAACAGGCGGTGCAGCCAACATTTGCGATTGGACAGATTGTTTATGAAACAGAAGATAAAACATATAGAACAATTGCAGAATCAGGGATTTACTCTGAAGAAAGTATGTTAACTGCTATCGATTCGCGTTCAGCAAAAGAACTTAGTGTAATTATCAACGACACTAACGCTATTTACGAGGTGAGCAGCAATGAATGATTTAACAGCACAATTTAATGGCGTTCAATCACAACAAACTATGGATCAACAAAGTGTTTTAGCTCAATCAAGTGCTTCTCGCGAAATGGAAGAAGTTAAAGGTGCGATTTTCTTAGCAAAGCAATTCCCGAGAAACTATTTTGAATCTGAAAAACGTATTCAAGATGCTTGTAAACGTCCTTCATTAGCTACTACAGCAACTTATGCATATAAGAGAGGTTCTTCCAAAGTAGAAGGGCCGTCCATCCGATTAGCTGAGGTATTGGCTCAAAACTGGGGAAACCTATCTTACGGTATCCAGGAGTTAGAACAGCGAGACGGTGAATCAGTTGCAAAGGCTTATTGTTGGGATCTTGAAACGAATGTGCGTCAGGAGAAAATATTCACAGTTAAGCATGTTCGAAGTGCGCGAGGCAACTTAACTAAATTAACGGATCCGAGAGATATTTATGAGCGAGTAGCTAGTGATGGGGCTAGAAGATTAAGAGCTTGTATTTTGGGTGTTATCCCTGGTGATGTGGTTGAAATGGCTGTAGAGCAATGCCGTTTAACATTAGCTGGCCAATCAGAGAAACCGTTGAAAGATCGAATTAGTGGTGCTTTAAGTCACTTTAAAGAAAATTATGGTGTAACACAAGAAATGATTGAAGAACACTTTGGATATAACGCTAGTTCGTTTAGTGAGTTCGATCTTGCACAACTTACAAGTATTCGAAATTCATTAAAGGACAATGTTTCTAAGGTTGAAGATTGGTTCAATAAGGAGATTGGCAAACAACAAACAAGTGGACTAGCTGCAGACTTCAATAAAGAACAGGGTGAGGTGAAGTCAGATGCAAATGTTCCAGCTGAACAGCCAGAATTACCACTCGAATGAAGCTAACCAACATTACATGTCAGTCTCGCAATTTAAGAGTGCGATAGAGTGTGAGGCTAGTGTAATTGCTGAGTTAAAGGGCGAGCATGAACGCCCTTCCTCTCTTGCTTTAACAGTCGGTTCTTATACTCATTCAGCCTTTGAAAGTGAACAGGTTTTTGACGAGTTTGTGGAAGAAAACAGAGGCATTATTTTCAATACGCGAGGTGGGAAATACGCTGATTTTAAGCAAGCTGATTCCATGATAGAAACGATAAAAAATGACCGTTTTGCAATGTTCGCCCTGGAAGGTGAAAAAGAGGTTATTTATACAGGTGAATTGTTCGGTGTCCAGTGGAAAATCAAAGTTGACGCAATCAATCATGATCGAAAAACGTTCACGGATTTAAAGACCACTCAGAGCCTTAGCAAGCGCTATTGGAGCGATAAGTACAGCAAGTATGTTTCGTTCGTTGAAGCCTATGATTACGTGCTACAGATGGCAATTTATCGTGAAATAATTTATCAAAACACTGGCGCTTATTATGTTCCGTACATTGTGGCAGTCACAAAGGAAACACCGCCAGATAAAGCTATATTGCATTTTGACGAAAGCCGATTTGAATTTGAATTGGAATATACAAAAGAGCGTTTGCCTAGCATTATTTCCGCAAAATTAGGCAACAAGGATCCAAAACGGTGTGAAGTATGTGAATACTGTAGAGCTACAAAGCAATTAAACAACACATTTGAAATAGAGTTTCTTTTGAAGTAGGTGAACCAAAATGGCAGACATCACTTGGATAAAAATTAAAACAGACATGTTTGATAACGAGAAAATCAAACTTATTGAACGGATGCCCGAAGGTGACACGATCTTAATCATTTGGATAAAGCTACTCACTTATGCAGGTAAGGCGAACTACAACGGTTATATCATGCTAAGCGAAAATATCCCGATGAACATTGAAGAAATGGCGATCATTTTTAACAGACCATTAGAAAAAGTTAGGTATGCCATTCAAATACTGCAGCGTTACAAAATGTTAGAAGTAAACGAGCATGAAGTAGTTCTAATTAGCAACTGGGAGAAGCACCAAAATATTGATGGGTTGCAACGAGTAAGGGCATTAAACGCTAAGCGTAACAAGGAATACAGGGAAAGAAAGAAGCAATTAGCTTTAGAAATGCCAACCGAAAATAGTGACGCTGTCGTGACGTCACGTGACGCAACAGATATAGATAAAGATATAGATAAAGAATATATATTGTCGGGCAACAAACCCGACTCAATTCCTTACAAAGAAATTATCGAATACCTCAACCAAAAAGCTAATAAGAAATTCAAACATACATCACAGAAAACACAGACGTTAATTAAAGCTAGGTTTAAAGAGAAATTCACTTTAGAAGATTTCAAACAAGTGATTGATATTAAAACGGCTCAATGGTTAGCTGATCCTAAAATGTCCGTGTATCTACGACCTGAAACATTATTTGGAACTAAATTTGAAGGATACCTAAATGAGCAAAACAATTTTGTTCAATCGACACCATTACAAAATCAAAGCCCTGTGCAGACAACAATGTACAAGCCAATCAATTCCGACATGACGAGAGGTGAAGGTTAATGCTTACAGAAGAAGCCGTATTAGGAACATTGTTAAAGTTCCCTCACTTACTGACAGATATAGATTTAAAGCCAAGCTACTTCCAGTACGCTGAGAATCGCAATGTATTGCAGACCATGAAAGAGTTAAACGCTAAAGGCCAAGTTGTTGACTTAATCACTATGTTGACACAAGGCAAGCCCGAAGAATTTGGTGGAGCTGGAAAGCTTAATAAAATTCAAAATCTCGCAAACGAAGAAAAGTTTGATAGTTACGTTGAGATTTTACTAGATAAATGGCGTGAGCGTGAAAAGCTTAACATCTTAGAGGTAGCCAAACATGAAAATTGGAATCTTGAAAAAATTACTAATGAATTAAACAGCTTAGTATCGAACAACACAGATGATCACAAAAGCATTAATGAATTGGTGATGCAGGTTGCAGAAGATCCCTGGAAGCCAACAAAAGGTACAAAGGGAATTCACACAGGCTTAGAGGCATTGCAGACCGCAACAAACGGCTGGCAGAATACAGATTTAATTATCGTAGCTGCAAGGCCATCAATGGGGAAAACGGATTTCATGTTGCATTGTGTGAAGCAAGCAGGTTGGCAAGGCTGTTTACCAATTGTCTTTAGTTTAGAAATGTCTGCAGTGAAATTAAGAGATCGCATGATTGCATCTACAGGTAACTACAACCGTAACAAAATGAAAAACTTGTATGAGCGATTAACAGAGGGTCAAAAAGAATCTTGGATGAAGGTAATTGCACAGGTTGCTAAAACAAATGTTGAAATATTTGATAAGAGTGGCCAAACGATTTCAGAGATGCGAATGAAGATCAGGAAAGTTCGCAATCAGAATCCTGATAAGCAGCTAATTATTTTCATCGATTACCTAACACTTATTAAGCCATCGGATGAATCGAAAAGTATGCACTTATCAATTTCAGAAATATCAAAGTCATTAAAAGCGATAGCAAAAGAATTTAATTGTCCTGTAATCTCATTGGCTCAATTATCGCGAAGTGTAGAAAAACGTCCTGACAAGCGCCCAATGCTTTCAGATTTACGTGAATCAGGAAGTATAGAGGAAGACGCTGACGTTGTGGTATTTCTATACCGCGATGCCTATTACACGAAAAATGATGAAGATGATTCACTCGAAATCATCATAGCTAAAAATCGTGAAGGAGAAGTCGGCACAGTAAATTCTAAATTCAACAGATGGACAGGTGTAGTAAGTGACGTTTAATGAGTTACTACTCGAAGCAATCAAGTGTGATGATGAACTACTGGCTTACTCAATTTACTGGCTCATAAAAAACAATGTCGTAAAGGGAACTGACTTTGCCAACAATATCAACTGGAATCTAGTAAACCATGAAGATGTAAAGCAAATGAGAGAACGCAATGAACTGAATTTGCAAATTATCAAAGTATATACAGTTCCACTTGGCAACAAGCAACACATGATCATCTTTGCCCAAAGTGAAGAATCAGCAAAAGGTCATGTCTATACAGAGGTTGGTAGAATCCCCACAAAGATATTTGACATATCAAACAAGATGGATATGAGCTTTTGGTTTCCTGAACAACAAAAAAATAAATCTCTACGCCAGGTGAAGGATGAAACATTAATTTTTCCAGCAACTGTGATGATATTTGAGAAAGGGTGAGTAAAACATGCTAGAACATATAAAGCAGAAGATAACAAGTTTAGAGGATTTAGTAGATAGTGGTTCAGTGAACATAAGTCTGTTAAATGACTTTAATTGGTTGATTCAACAAGTCGAGGAAAAACAAGAAGGGCTTAAAGAAATCGAAAACATCACAGAAGGATTAACGCTATTCAATCCGACATACGAAAAAATTTACAACATAGCAATAAATGCAATTGGAGGAAATGAAGATGATTAACCGCACCGTATTAGTTGGCCGTCTTACTAAAGATCCTGAGTTGCGATATACACCAAATGGCATTGCATCGTGTCGCTTCACATTAGCCGTAAATCGTGCTTTCAAAAATGAAGGTGAGCAGCAGGCAGATTTCATTCTTTGTGTTGCTTGGAGAAAGCAAGCTGAGAATCTAGCAAACTTTCAGCGAAAAGGTAATTTAATAGGCGTTGAGGGGCGTATTCAAACAGGAAGTTATGAGGGCCAGGATGGCAAGCGTGTATACACAACAGACGTTATTACCGACAGCATTCAATTCTTAGAGCATAAAAACGGTCCAGAAAGCTCACAGAATGGTTCGAACGTGCGTTCTGATACAAATAGAGGGGCAAGTCCTCAAAACGGCTCAGTGGGCTATAAACAGCCTCAAAACACACAACCAAATTACACAAGGGTAGACGAAGATCCATTTGCAAATAGTAAAGGCCCGATTGAAGTAGATGATGATGATCTTCCATTTTGATTTTGGGAGGAGATACTATGAACAAACTAACATTTGAAATTCCAGGAAATGTACAACCACAGCAAAGGCCAAAAGCAGCGACTAGAGGAAAAATAGTAACAATCTACGATCCTAAAGAATCAAAAGAATACAAGAAATACGTTGCGGCTGTAGCTGAAAAATATGCGCTTGATAGTTTGATAACACAAGAGATTAAATTGACTATCGATGTATACAGACCATTAACCCAAGAAATTATCAAAAGTCACAAAAAGCTTACAGCGGCTATAAACGGCACATTGCGTCCAACAAAGAAACCTGATATTGACAATCTAGTCAAAGGGATTAAAGACGGAATAACGAATGTGATTTGGAAAGATGATAGCCAAGTTACGGAATTACTAGCTCGCAAATGGTACGGAGAAAGTCCTAAAGCTGTAGTCACAATAGAATGGGAATCTGACAACAGCGTGCAAACGGAACTTTTCCAAAACAACTAACAAAGGGGATATTCAAAATGACAAACATTCAACTAAACGTTTTATTCA
This genomic stretch from Lysinibacillus pakistanensis harbors:
- a CDS encoding tyrosine-type recombinase/integrase; amino-acid sequence: MANIVKRGENSYLFTVSLGKDARGKYPRETMTYIVEGKFTPKQLEEHLKGEYLKFKNQVLSGNYVRPSKMNFTDFVSEWEKKYASKLAGTTYGNHQRKLTDHITPVIGHMEMIKINELIILDLLDNLQRKDGKTGELSFHSKQDIYRTLQSIFKYAVKWKVITDNPMENVDKPKAADTEYDQKELQVYDEEEISQLMELVQNEPDHWRIIFTLALAAGLRRGELLGLEWKNIDFVNNQIEIKQTIVLTKAGPHIKRTKTKSSKRVVTLPISMMNELKVYRKKWVKEKLKYADIWEEEEHEWVFCNEKGHHLHPSSPSNKWRKFLIANEFKYIRLHDLRHTSASILIAQGVHAKIISERLGHSDISITMNTYGHAFKSADRAAADKLEMLFSPQSKSK
- a CDS encoding PD-(D/E)XK nuclease-like domain-containing protein, whose product is MQMFQLNSQNYHSNEANQHYMSVSQFKSAIECEASVIAELKGEHERPSSLALTVGSYTHSAFESEQVFDEFVEENRGIIFNTRGGKYADFKQADSMIETIKNDRFAMFALEGEKEVIYTGELFGVQWKIKVDAINHDRKTFTDLKTTQSLSKRYWSDKYSKYVSFVEAYDYVLQMAIYREIIYQNTGAYYVPYIVAVTKETPPDKAILHFDESRFEFELEYTKERLPSIISAKLGNKDPKRCEVCEYCRATKQLNNTFEIEFLLK
- a CDS encoding RusA family crossover junction endodeoxyribonuclease yields the protein MNKLTFEIPGNVQPQQRPKAATRGKIVTIYDPKESKEYKKYVAAVAEKYALDSLITQEIKLTIDVYRPLTQEIIKSHKKLTAAINGTLRPTKKPDIDNLVKGIKDGITNVIWKDDSQVTELLARKWYGESPKAVVTIEWESDNSVQTELFQNN
- a CDS encoding replicative DNA helicase; translated protein: MLTEEAVLGTLLKFPHLLTDIDLKPSYFQYAENRNVLQTMKELNAKGQVVDLITMLTQGKPEEFGGAGKLNKIQNLANEEKFDSYVEILLDKWREREKLNILEVAKHENWNLEKITNELNSLVSNNTDDHKSINELVMQVAEDPWKPTKGTKGIHTGLEALQTATNGWQNTDLIIVAARPSMGKTDFMLHCVKQAGWQGCLPIVFSLEMSAVKLRDRMIASTGNYNRNKMKNLYERLTEGQKESWMKVIAQVAKTNVEIFDKSGQTISEMRMKIRKVRNQNPDKQLIIFIDYLTLIKPSDESKSMHLSISEISKSLKAIAKEFNCPVISLAQLSRSVEKRPDKRPMLSDLRESGSIEEDADVVVFLYRDAYYTKNDEDDSLEIIIAKNREGEVGTVNSKFNRWTGVVSDV
- a CDS encoding helix-turn-helix transcriptional regulator — its product is MQWNLLMLRKKNKLYQEHVAKVLGISVGSYGMKERGEVEFTADEMFKLRDYFNMSIEQIFLPRNLGDTEFYDAR
- the ssb gene encoding single-stranded DNA-binding protein, with product MINRTVLVGRLTKDPELRYTPNGIASCRFTLAVNRAFKNEGEQQADFILCVAWRKQAENLANFQRKGNLIGVEGRIQTGSYEGQDGKRVYTTDVITDSIQFLEHKNGPESSQNGSNVRSDTNRGASPQNGSVGYKQPQNTQPNYTRVDEDPFANSKGPIEVDDDDLPF
- a CDS encoding phage replisome organizer N-terminal domain-containing protein; protein product: MADITWIKIKTDMFDNEKIKLIERMPEGDTILIIWIKLLTYAGKANYNGYIMLSENIPMNIEEMAIIFNRPLEKVRYAIQILQRYKMLEVNEHEVVLISNWEKHQNIDGLQRVRALNAKRNKEYRERKKQLALEMPTENSDAVVTSRDATDIDKDIDKEYILSGNKPDSIPYKEIIEYLNQKANKKFKHTSQKTQTLIKARFKEKFTLEDFKQVIDIKTAQWLADPKMSVYLRPETLFGTKFEGYLNEQNNFVQSTPLQNQSPVQTTMYKPINSDMTRGEG
- a CDS encoding helix-turn-helix domain-containing protein, translated to MEKITLTVKEAAKFIGVSATTVYTMVRQNEIPYKKVRGSILFHRPTIEHWLTTDTNGGETK
- a CDS encoding helix-turn-helix domain-containing protein: MDKIEKDLAIYVGEKIKFFRKQKKMTQKELGVKISKSDNTISNYEKGIIAPSQDALFALAEALDIKVDDLFPERDNSESLHHALLDSKDNLAINDMLFLKQLMEYIETLDENSRKQLLGNIEIAVELFKKQH
- a CDS encoding BRO-N domain-containing protein, with translation MNIKKETWLEHEIRFVEIEGEWWGIAKDIADALCYSSTPAMTRHLKSKFLTHVKLAGMNQKFTAISEQGIYKAITRSQRPEAEAFEDWLFEVVKTLRQSSGLEGFQIFRMLDKEHQKEAMTKLRDSLQNPTRVNFIKANTIANKAVSSRHGHKKMLKKNQMSPEMLIEREPILTDAVDLMIANEKFNLGLSVSEKVYEKYVH
- a CDS encoding helix-turn-helix transcriptional regulator; translated protein: MTYQVGRCHLRELLLKNDMTQVELAEKLNVMPQQIQHYIQDNRVMSLKVAKNISAILNCTMDDLYEWIEDGF